GGGTGCGAGGGAAGCCCTCATGGCTGATCTGACCCTGGcactggcgggggtgggggtgttgCAGGAGTGGGCAGACGCCTGCTGCAGGGGACTCCGGAGCGTCCATGCCTACATCCTGGTCTACGACATCTGCTGCTTTGACAGCTTTGAGTACGTCAAGACCATCCGCCAGCAGATCCTGGAGACGAGGTGAGAGGCCAGGGCACAGTCCATCAGCACCTCTGTGGATGCCTCAGTGCTAGCCAGCCCCCAGGAAAAGGGGCAGTGGGAGGACACGGGTGAAATATATGTGCCATTTCGttcctacacacatacacacattcacaacATTTTACCGTCCCCATTTTTGTTAACTCATTTTGGTACTCTGACCTTGGTGAGGCTAGTGCAGCTGTTAAGAGCAAGGGCCACTCAGCTATGACTTCAGGCCAGTTCaataaacctcagttttctcacccgtAAAATGGGGATAGCAACAGTGCTCACATTTTGGAATCAGTTGGGCCAATTAGAGAATATAATGTACCTCAAGGGTTCAGCGCTTAGTATGGGCCCGGCAGCCCGCCCTTCCTGGGTCCGGTGGTTGTGAGACTGGCAGAGTTTTGAGATTCCCGCCCCACCCCGCAGGGTGATCGGCACCTCGGAGACGCCCATCATCATCGTGGGCAACAAGCGGGACCTGCAGCGGGGACGCGTGATCCCGCGCTGGAACGTGTCGCACCTGGTGCGCAAGACCTGGAAGTGCGGCTACGTGGAGTGCTCGGCCAAGTACAACTGGCACATCCTGCTGCTCTTCAGCGAGCTCCTCAAGAGCGTCGGCTGCGCCCGCTGCAAGCACGTGCACGCCGCCCTGCGCTTCCAGGGCGCGCTGCGCCGCAACCGCTGCGCCATCATGTGACGCCGCGCCCGCCCCGCTCGCCCCCGAGGGCGCCTGTGGCTGCCCCCGCGCTGGCCCGGCCGAGGGCAGGCGGTGCTGGGGGCGGCCTCCCACGGGACTGCGGGCTTCAGCCGGGCGGGGCCCGATGAGAACTCTGAAGGCCCCGGCCCCAGTCGCCCCGCGGCCACGCACCTCCGGGCGGGCGAGAGGCATAGGGTGAGAGGGAGCCTCCCCTAACTGCCCAGTCGTCCCTTCTCCCTCCTTCGTCTTCCTGGAATGGCCGCCTCAGTGCTTCAGTCAGTGCTGTACCCGGCCCTGCTCCAAGGGGCGCCACAGCCCTCTGGGATGGGGAGGAGGGTAGAGCCTGTgaaatggggggtgggggtggggaggtgctgCCTGGCCCGGGCCCCCACTCGTCTTCTCCAGAGAGTGTGTCTGTTTTTCCTCATGTCGTCTTTTCCCGTGTCTCTGTGCCCAAATGTCTCGGTCCTTAGCTGTCTTGTCCACCCTCCAGTCCCTCTCCCCGCCCCCAGCTCCGCTCACAGGGCTCTCATTTCGTCCATTCCCTGGTCACAGATCCTGGCAGCTTTGGGAGGCCAGGCCATGTGACCGTCAGCACCACCGGTACAGGGCAGAGAGATACGGGCGGCCCAGGGACCACAATCAAGGGGTCGGAGGGTTGAGGTCCCAGGTCAGTCAGGGGGAGAAGGCTGAGCTCTCGCCCATCCAGGGAGACTTCCCCGCCCAGCAGCCCCCAGAGACACAACAACCTACCTTCCAGCCTTAACTAGATGGTCCGTCCCTGCCGGGTGCCCCtcaccccctccctgcccccaaagCCAGATCACCCCtgggttaaaatttattttcttgacaGTGTGGAGAGGGAATCTCCCAAAGGATAGATTTCTTCCCATGATGCCAGCTTCCAGCCCTCTATTCCCTCCTGCTTTGGGTGGTCTGCCAGATCAGGAGATGCTGGGGGCTGGTGGTGGGCAGGGTGCCCAGGAGGGTCAGGTTGTGCCAGCGAAGATTCTAtctccccatcccaccccagTCTGACTGCCCCAGACTCTGTCTCCCTCAAATCTCAGATGACTTTGGTAATCtacagagaagcagaaccaggaaaAGAATTAGGGGGACCCCTGTACTTTGGGGAGATACACCCGCAACCCGACCCCAGGATGGAGGCCCTCAGGTCTCACCTTCCTGTCTGGGATCTGACATCCCCTTATCCCAACACCACTCAACCTGACTCACTCCGCCCCGTTTTCGCCACCGGCTGTGTTGCCGGGTTTCTACCTCTCGTCACTGGAGCTGATCACTGTCAGTTTTGTACTGATttagaaataacaataataatgatgaaGATACTAGGAACGGCCTGAGGGAATGCTGAGGGacttggagggagggagaagtggtGCCATGTCCCCTTCGTCCTGGCCAAGGGAAATTCCCCTCAGGGCTGAGCCCTCAGCCCTGGTCTGGTGGGAGGACAGCAGTCCCTTGTCAGAGGGGCAGATGAACAACTCAGCCTCCACTTGGCTGAGGCTGCGGCACATGGACCAGGAATTCGGGTAGCCCGGAGTGGTGATGGAAAGGAGTCTGGGGAGGAGGTCATGCGTGGGGAGAATTCCCCACTGAGATCCAGCGTGGGAGGGAAGTGATCCTTCTGCTTCCCCAGCTGAACCCCACTACCCCCACCCACAGGAGTAGCACAGTTCTAGAGCTCCCGGGTCCTAGTCCCTGCAGTGTtgcgtgactttgggcaagtgacctgccctctctgagcctccctcTGAAGAAGAGGAGATGGCTCCCCTTCCCCACACTTCTGAGTGGCTGGGAGGGTAAGGAAGAGGGCCTGCCCCGTTTTGTCCTCTCCATCCCCGCCTGTGGTTCACCAGGGCCACCGGGGGAGGGCTGGCAGCCAGCATTTCCCTTGCCCTGTCACCCCCAGCTCTGAGGCACCTGAGGGGGGTGGGGGACCCAGGCCTCTGGCTGCCCCTGTGGGAGCCACTGGAATGTATTGCCTGATCGACCCCTGACACCCCCTCTGCTTCATCCCACGTCTTTGATTTTGGATCCCTCCACCCCCATTCTGAGTCTCTgtccttcctcttccctctcccccctccccagggTTTCCCACCACAGGGTCTGGAAGTGTGTGTGACACCCATCGCACTGTTATCAGAAGTCAGAATAAAAATCAGGGAGTGTTTTCCCTTGTTTCTGTACCAAAGTGTCAGCTCTGTTGCTGCTGGTGGGAGGGGAAGGGGTCCCTCCAGGACCTGCCTGCCCAGCTCCTCTCTGAAAGGAGAGGAGGGGGATGAGGTGGCCCTGAGCGCCAAAGCCCAGGTCAACCAGGAGAGCAATGATGAAGCGTCTGGGGCTCAGGATTTACTTCCTCCCATTAATTAAAACCATGGGGGGGGGGCATAACTTCTCCTCCCCATTACTTTTCCTGGAAAGctttcacaactggatcagtccCAGCTTCTGCTTCTGTGTCTGGTCCTCTCCACTCATGGCTGAGCCTTTGAGTCTCTGGATCCTAACTTCACGTATGTAGATGTGTAAGGAATGCTCTCACCCACCCCTCTTGATGCTGAGTGGTTCCCAAACCTAGAGCAAAGCTTTGAAGTTCTTGGCAGGAATGGTCTGCAGGACTATAGTGGGGCTGTCCTTGTCCCTGTCCCTGAGCTGATGCACCAGCCACTTCCAGGAAAGATGAGTTGTCTCTCAGGTTGGCTGACTGATGAGAGaagcttctccccacccccagctccatcCCCCTCATCCCCTTTTCCTCAAGTGTGGTGTCATCTGAAGCTACACCTTCCTGCACCACTGCATCCTAGAGTGAGGGACCCAAGAAGTTGGTGCCTCAAGGAGACCCACATGTTTTTAATAACTTATATGAGTTGTGGAAACAGGTAAGCATGGCCAGAAACCAAAAAACAGGAGTTTGGGGAGATGTCTTGGGGGAGGAGGTGAAAAAAGATACAGGGCGGCCCCACCACCCCTCACCTAACTGGAGCTGGCACAGAGTGATGGTTTTCTCCTTTGTTCAAATGAACAGACTGAGTCTATATGTGTCTTCTGACCCCCTCCTGGCCAAGGTGCTGTATGGAGGTGAGGGACCTTCCCGTCTGTTCCTGTAGCTGGGAAATCGATGGCTACGTGGGCATCCTTTGTGTTTCCCTCTGCCTGCATACCCCCAGCTCAGGGATGAGAAAGCCCCTCCTTAGACCCAGGACTCCTCCTCAGGTGGGCGCAGGGTTTGGTCAAGCTGCTGAGGCCTCAGGTCCTCAGGAGGTGGAAGGCTGCTCTCCAGTATGGTGGCTGACTCTTTCTTCTCCattccttcttcctcctttccccCCTCAAAGGCCCCATCCACTGGGGGTGCCTCTTCTCCCTTGATGCCTAGTGCTGCCTTTGACAGCCTGCACCTGGAGGGTGCCCTGGCTGGACCCAGGTGGAGGTAAGCTAGCGGCTTGGGGATGCGTGAAGGCTGCTTCTCAGGCCTATGGTCCCTCCGGGGCCGGATTCTGGGCCTTAGCTTCAGCTTGTAGATGGATGGGACCCTCTGGGGCTTCCGGAGTGTTCTCTTGCCCTTGTTTGGACATGCCTTGGCTTGGTCAGAATTGGGGTCCAAGGGCAAAAGTATGGGGACCTCTGGGCTGGCAGATACAGTCAGGGCTGAGCAGTCCTGCCCTCCTTGGGATGGTACCTTCCTCATCCCAGTGCCGTTGGCACTCAGGGTTGCTTTAGTCCTTGGCCCATTGTCTCTGACTCCCAGCTTCCCTTTTGGGCTTCCTGGGTCTGGGGTAACAGCTGACTTACGGGACCCTGTAGGGGCTGCCCCCCAGGCTCCCATGTCTACTTTAATGAGGGGTGGGGGGCCCTGAGTCAATTCTTGAATGACTTTGTCATAAGGATCCGTAGGCTCTGGCCAGCGCCCACCCAGGCTGGGGACATAGACTCCACTGCGAGGAATGGTCCCAGATCTTGTGCCCAGGGGACGGGCACCCCCTGCCTCCAACAGCTTCATGTTGGCCAGAATCTCCTCTTCAAGGCTATGATAGGTGGCTTGCTGCTTGGTCCTGCCCAGGGGCAGAGGTGTGTACCTCCCCTCCTGCTCCTGGGGGGCCTTTCCCCAGGGTTCTCTGGCCTCTGCTGCAGCCTGGAGGTCCAGCTTCTGGTCCCCCTCCCCTGTCCCCACAACGCAGTTCCCATCGCTGGACACAGCTGGGTGTCTGTCCCCAGCCACAGCCCTTAGTGGGATGGGgcctctctccagctctgtcatgGGAGCACCACTTTCAGTACCTGGAAAACTTCTTCCTGGAGTGGGGGGACGGGCAAGGGGCAGCCGGGTGGGGATCTTGGTGGGTCCTTTAACAGGAGATGGAGAATGGTCAATTGCTGACTCCCTGAGCTGGAGGGAAGCACCCTCAACCTTACCCCGAGGTGGCTGCCTGAGGCTCAGGTTCTTGACTGGGCTGGAGGAACGAGGCAGGGGAGATGGTCCTCTTGCTGGTGTCCTTTTAGTGGTCACCTCGGGGGCTTGTAGTCTCTGGGGGGTAGGGGCCCTGCCATGAGTTCCCCGACTGTCTGTCTCCTCATGGACCCAAGAGGTGAGAGTCCTTCCCCTGAGGAGTTCAGAggggtgtctgtcttccctcttCCCTGAGGACACACACTGTGAGTCTTGGCCCCTATGGGTGGATGAGGATCGAGGGCTGGATAGGCTGTCCCCAGCTGGCAGCTGCCTCCGAGATGGGGTGAGTGACCTCTCCTGGCACCTGAAAGGGAGAATCATAAGGCCAGAAAGGGAAACTCATAAGGCCAACAGGGTCACCTAGTCCAGTCCCCTGCCTCTGGAAAGGGATGGTCTTTCTGTGGCCAGAATAGCAAAGGGGCCTTCCTAGACTTCACCTCTAATGAAGGAGATGCACCCTCTTCATCCATGACTGCCCAAGTCTTCATTATGTCAGCTCCCTGTGTAGCtgatagaaggaacagaaggaagCCTGGTCTGGGCTCAGGGTAGCTGCAGATCTCACAACTAAGGGGTGGGGTCCCTTAGTGTCTACCACAAAATGGCAGAATGACCTTGGGTAGGTCCTGTTCCTTTTCTGGGCCCCagcctcctcatctgtgaagtgggatGGGGTATGAAGTAACTAAGatgccttttttgttttgaacACCTGAGGTCTTGTTGCAGTAGGGGGTGAGGGGCAGTGCTGTGAGCTCTGCTCCCTTTTATGTGGGGCAGGTTGGGGTGGCCTGTGAGAATGTGGACCCCAAAGGAGAAAGAGGCCCTGCCCTGTCCCTCCGTGTACCTCAGGGGTGCCGCCATCTCTCTGAGGATGCCCATCCCTGCTCCTCGTTCactgcaggggctgggggaggaggagggagggggccTCAGCTTTCGGCCTGAAGAGGTGTATGTCTTCCAGTCCACAGGGGGCAGTGGGCTCTGGGAGCGGCTGATGGTCATCGTGGGCTGGGGCTGCAAGGGCCCATCCTGCACCCTCACTT
The window above is part of the Elephas maximus indicus isolate mEleMax1 chromosome 19, mEleMax1 primary haplotype, whole genome shotgun sequence genome. Proteins encoded here:
- the GAS2L2 gene encoding GAS2-like protein 2 → MFQPRGLGRRPRVQGPPVRSIRPFKSSEQYLEAMKEDLAEWLQDLYGLDIDGANFLQVLETGLVLCQHANTVTEAALAFLAEAPAQAQRIPMPRAGVSCNEAAQPGTFQARDNVSNFIQWCRKEMGIQEVLMFETEDLVLRKNVKNVVLCLLEVGRRAWRFGVAAPTLVQLEEEIDAELRRELALPPPDPPPPAPPARRACHFRNLDQMVQSLVSHCTCPVQFSMVKVSEGKYRVGDSNTLIFIRILRNHVMVRVGGGWDTLGHYLDKHDPCRCTSLSHKPGSLLKPPAPPVQHEVRVQDGPLQPQPTMTISRSQSPLPPVDWKTYTSSGRKLRPPPSSSPSPCSERGAGMGILREMAAPLRCQERSLTPSRRQLPAGDSLSSPRSSSTHRGQDSQCVSSGKREDRHPSELLRGRTLTSWVHEETDSRGTHGRAPTPQRLQAPEVTTKRTPARGPSPLPRSSSPVKNLSLRQPPRGKVEGASLQLRESAIDHSPSPVKGPTKIPTRLPLARPPTPGRSFPGTESGAPMTELERGPIPLRAVAGDRHPAVSSDGNCVVGTGEGDQKLDLQAAAEAREPWGKAPQEQEGRYTPLPLGRTKQQATYHSLEEEILANMKLLEAGGARPLGTRSGTIPRSGVYVPSLGGRWPEPTDPYDKVIQELTQGPPPLIKVDMGAWGAAPTGSRKSAVTPDPGSPKGKLGVRDNGPRTKATLSANGTGMRKVPSQGGQDCSALTVSASPEVPILLPLDPNSDQAKACPNKGKRTLRKPQRVPSIYKLKLRPRIRPRRDHRPEKQPSRIPKPLAYLHLGPARAPSRCRLSKAALGIKGEEAPPVDGAFEGGKEEEGMEKKESATILESSLPPPEDLRPQQLDQTLRPPEEESWV
- the RASL10B gene encoding ras-like protein family member 10B, translated to MVSTYRVAVLGARGVGKSAIVRQFLYNEFSEVCVPTTARRLYLPAVVMNGHVHDLQILDFPPISAFPVNTLQEWADACCRGLRSVHAYILVYDICCFDSFEYVKTIRQQILETRVIGTSETPIIIVGNKRDLQRGRVIPRWNVSHLVRKTWKCGYVECSAKYNWHILLLFSELLKSVGCARCKHVHAALRFQGALRRNRCAIM